In Mycoavidus cysteinexigens, a genomic segment contains:
- a CDS encoding exonuclease, translating into MNTSVKEEIYVSTDVEADGPIPGPHSMLSFASAAYTSDKRLVATFSANLETLPEATAHPVQAAWWKTQPQAWAASRQSLQAPQQALTDYVAWVEALPGKPVFVAFPAGFDFTFMFWYMMHFVGRCPFSWSALDIKTLAFAMTGLPYRKCIKPRFPAHWFDQHPHTHVALDDAIEQGALFCNMLAELRAQQKNSSDL; encoded by the coding sequence ATGAATACTTCAGTAAAGGAAGAAATTTACGTAAGTACAGATGTCGAAGCAGATGGTCCAATTCCTGGACCGCATTCAATGCTCAGTTTTGCTTCAGCTGCTTACACTTCAGATAAGCGTCTAGTAGCGACTTTTAGCGCAAACCTCGAAACGTTGCCAGAGGCCACTGCGCACCCCGTGCAGGCCGCTTGGTGGAAAACACAGCCGCAGGCATGGGCTGCTAGCAGGCAGAGCTTACAAGCCCCTCAGCAGGCGTTGACGGACTATGTTGCGTGGGTTGAAGCACTGCCAGGTAAACCGGTATTCGTCGCTTTTCCGGCGGGTTTTGATTTCACCTTCATGTTTTGGTACATGATGCATTTTGTCGGCCGATGCCCGTTTTCTTGGTCAGCGCTTGATATTAAGACGCTGGCCTTTGCCATGACGGGCTTGCCCTATCGGAAATGCATTAAACCGCGTTTTCCCGCACATTGGTTTGATCAGCATCCACATACTCATGTTGCGCTGGATGATGCAATCGAACAAGGTGCGTTATTTTGTAATATGTTGGCTGAGTTGCGGGCGCAACAAAAAAATAGTTCTGACTTATGA
- a CDS encoding SET domain-containing protein, which produces MSARKITVRRSGIHGRGVFAVRRLVAGERIFEYKGEHISWDEAEKRHPWNPDEPNHTFYFALEDGDVIDANFGGNSARWVNHSCAPNCHAEEVDGRVYIYASRVIEAGKELFYDYGLVCDARHTKALKLAYACHCGTRKCRKTMLAPKR; this is translated from the coding sequence ATGAGTGCGCGCAAAATTACAGTACGTCGCTCAGGCATACATGGAAGAGGGGTATTTGCGGTGCGCCGGCTGGTTGCAGGCGAGCGTATTTTTGAATATAAAGGCGAGCATATTTCATGGGATGAAGCTGAAAAACGTCACCCTTGGAATCCCGATGAACCCAATCACACCTTTTATTTCGCCTTGGAAGACGGTGATGTAATTGATGCTAATTTTGGCGGCAATAGCGCGCGTTGGGTGAATCATTCATGTGCGCCAAATTGCCATGCTGAAGAAGTTGATGGGCGTGTGTATATTTATGCGTCACGCGTGATCGAAGCAGGCAAAGAATTATTTTATGATTATGGGCTAGTTTGCGATGCACGCCATACTAAAGCATTGAAACTTGCCTATGCATGTCACTGTGGCACGCGTAAATGCCGCAAAACAATGCTCGCGCCAAAAAGATGA